From the Methanobacterium sp. BAmetb5 genome, the window ATCAGGTTATGGCCCAGGCCTACGGTGGAGAGATAGGCTCGGCAGGATCGGAAAGTTACGCCCAGATACAGATTGACATACTGGATGAAGATGACATCTTTAAAGGTCTGGGACCCCAAATGGAGGTCTGGGCTTCCCATAAGGATGAAGTATGCAAGCTTCCACCAGAATTCAATCTCCTGGCTTCCTCATCCATCTGCCAGATTGAAGCCATGAAACACCAAGATAAACCATTGTATGGCATACAATTCCACCCGGAAGTGTACCACACCCCAGAAGGGCCTAAGGTATTTGAGAACTTCTACAAAGTCTGTAAAGAGTACTCCCAGGAATAACATCAAATTCTAATTTTTTTAAATAAATTTAACCGGGATTAATACTTTTTTTAACTAACTAATTTAACCGGTAATAATAGTAATTTCCATCCTGTATCCGGGGATAATTTGCCAGTATTTCTGCCCATTGTGGGGAGGGAGGGCCAATGAACATAATGACCACGTGATAACCCGAGAGCCCCTGGGTGTAATTTCCAATTTCATCCAGTGATTTAATTTTATACACTCTTTTCATGGAATAGGAGAGTTGCTGGGGTGGATTGATGGGGATTTCAAAATTTGGAGAAAATACAAGGTCTGAATACTGGGTATTTTTCTGGATTGATGTTCCCAACACCGCGTAATCCGAATTACCTAGGGGGAATAATTCCCGATAGTGGGGGTGCTCGTTAGCCAGATAAAAACTGGCAGAAGCGGTACCCACCAGGAAAATCACCAGGAGAATTAAATCAAGTTTCAGGAGTTTATTCACGTTCATTTTTCCTAACAATCTCCCTTTAAAGGTTAGAGAAATTTTTAGGTGATTTTTAATAATGTGATTTTTAACCAGAAGGTACCAGGAAACTGGTGCCAGTACAAAGGGTATGGTGGCTAAAGGCACTGATAATTTAAGTACGGAGAAATCATGGAGCAGAGTATGGTTTTTAAAGAGAATTAACTGTAAAATACTGGGCAAAAATAGCATGGCCATGAGGGCAGCTATTTTTTTAATTCTGAAATCTGTATTCTGGGTAATGAATCTCTCCCTTAAAACATATAAAAAAAGGAAAGTCATGGTAATTAAGGAAAAACACAGAGCATAAAATCCTATTTCTCCGTATCCTGATGTAATATACTGATAGAATGAAATTAACCCATTGTTAACTGTAGCCGAACTATCAGATGAGATTCCGACTCTGAATAATACCTTGCTGAGCACGGTGCCCGTTAAACCCCATGAGTAAACCTGGATGACGAAGAATGCAAGAGCAATGAAGGGAACTATCCAGAACTTAAGGTTGTCCTTCAGGGAATGGGCAAGGTTTTCCCGGCTGAAACAGATTTTACCCTCAAGAATACGCTTAAGATACACAGTTAGGGCAATTAAAACAAATAACCAATCGGTTAAAAATCCATAGAATAGGATGAGGTTCTGGGTTACTCCTAAAAATCGGGAATATTTCCCGTTATAGCTATCTTGGATTATTTCCAGTAGAATGTACGCAACAAATGGTAAAATAACGGCCTGATCAGCAAAGAATACATTTTGATGCCAGTATAACGGTCCAGGGAGTAATAATTCCATAAATATGGGCACAGTGGCAAAAAGGAAAGAATTCACTGGATCAATTTTTATCTGTCTTAGGAAAATGAAGATAAGAATTGACAGGAAAAAGGCGATTAAAAAGTGGTTTAGAAGATTATAGTCCATTAATAATGCGGCATCTGGTTCGGTGGCGGTTAATTCACCGATGACGTACAGAGGTATGATACATCCCGGCAGATAGTTGACGTAGGGTTGTCTGCTGAGGGTGTCCGGAAATTCTATAGATGATGGATTTTCCAGCAGGGTAAATCCCAAGTTAAGGGGGCCATCACGGTACCAGTTCTTGGCGAACTTAAGGGTACTTCCACTCAGCCACTGGTGGTGGCCAGAGGAAAGTTCACCATGCCAGGGTTCCCTGATATCCACGGTGTACTGGAAGACCAGGAGGTTAATGCTGAATAAAAGAAAAACAAAAATTATCGCCAGGATCTGTTCTCCCTTCCCATCTTCAAGTGTCATAACTATCAAACTTACGGGTGTAAAGATGGCAATTTCCATCTACCCCATTAACTTATATGGGATTTATTATTTTTACAGTTCATGCCTACCACCAGTACTTTAAAAAAATAAATGAAATAGAATTTTAAAAGATCAAGGTTAGTTGTTTAACTTCAAAGTTCAAAATGATATTAAATATCCCGAACACATATACATAAAACACGAAAATGAGATAGGAAATAATCACTATCTAAGAAAATAATCACTATCTAAATATACTGGAGACTGCAATTATTGGAATTGTAATTGTAGTTTAATGAACTTCATTAGTAAGGAAAGACATTATTTATAAGTTTAAGGTGAAAAAATGTTAGATCCGTCTTCTTTCATTAAAGAATCTATAGAGGAAATTAAAAAAACTATCAAAGATGAAAAGGCAATAATCGCCCTTTCCGGTGGTGTGGACAGCTCAGTAGCATCTGTTCTGGTTTCAAAGGCCATTGGAGAGAATTTAACCGCCGTTTTTGTAGATCATGGATTATTACGGGAAGGTGAAGCAGATTACGTTCAAAATACTTTTCATGACCGGTTAAACCTCAAATATATCGATGCCAGTGAAGAATTTTTGGGTAAACTCCAGGGAGTGAAGGATCCTGAAGAAAAGAGGAAGATCATTGGGGAAGTTTTCATCCGGGTCTTTGAAAGGGAAGCAGAGAAGGTGGGTGCCAAGTTCCTGGTACAGGGAACCATAGCCCCAGACTGGATCGAGAGTGAGGGAAATATCAAGTCCCATCACAATGTTGCCCTGCCCCACGGAATGGTACTGGAACTTGTGGAACCAATAAGAGAACTCTACAAAGATGAAGTGAGGATTGTGGGGGCGGAAATAGGTTTACCCACCGAAATGGTTAACCGACAACCCTACCCTGGTCCGGGACTGGCCGTGCGTGTCGCCGGGGAATTAACTAAGGACAAAATCAGGATATGCCGCCAGGCCAATGCCATAGTAGAAGAAGAAGTACAGAAAGAAGGCCTGGATAAGACCCTGTGGCAGTATTTTGCAGTTTTAACCAACACTAAAGTTACCGGGGTTAAGGGAGATATCCGGGATTACGGATACCTGGTAGTTTTGCGAATGGTTGAATCTCTGGATGCCATGACTGCAGATGTTCCGGAACTTCCCTGGAATATGGTGAAAACAATCTCACGGAGGATCACAGCCGAAATCTCAGAAGTAACCCACGTATCCCTTTCAGTGAGTGATAAACCTCCAAGCACCATTGAATTAGCTTAATTATCCATATAAAAACTTATTTTGACCCAATAAAACCCCTTTTGATTTTTCAGGGTTCTTTTTATTATTTTTATCCATACCGGGACCAACGCCCAGATAAGTTTATAAGTTAAGATACCAAACATTTGATCGGAAGTATGCTTCCGTATTCCTTAGGTGATGTTATGGAAACCAAAAAAATTTTAGTGTTAGGAGACTCAGATGCGGGTAAAAGGACCGCCCTGAAACATATCTGCAATAATCTGGTAGAAACTGAGGCTGCAAGTTATGGAAAAAGTATTATAAACCATAAAAAGCTCCAAATATTCAGTCCATCCAGTGCAGGGAGATTCCGTTTCATGAAAGACATCTTATCTAAAAATATGGACGGAGCTATTATAATTATTGACAATACCCAGGGAGTTACCTCCAGCTGTGAAGAGATGATAGATTTTGTGGAAGATAAGGGTGTTCCTTATCTCATATTTGCCAACAAACAAGATTTAAACAACAGTCCCCTGTACATCAATTATCCTGACATTTATATACTGCCCACTGAGGCAATATCCGGTAAAGGGGTTTTAGAGGGTTTAAACAGGTTGTTAAAGCTGATGGAAAGTGAACCAGTTAAGATCCCTACCATTAGCTACTGAAAATAAGGAATTACTTTGATTTTTCCTTTGTTTAATCCCCATATTGATAAACGAGGACTAAATCAATTAAAACATCATAATATTAGAAATAGCGTTAGAAACTTACCTATTTTCGTGTAATTATCATCAGGTAAGGTGACTTAAATTGGAAAATGAATCCGCAATAAATGGGAGAAAAATTGTTATTTTGAGTAATTACAATTCTAACAAAGCACATTCTGGAAATTTGATGGAATATTTCAAGGATATAACTTTTCAGGATAGTGACATTGATTTATCCCTTTTTAATTATAGGAGACTCCTGATTGATGGTGGAAAAAATTATCTGTTCAACCCCCCAGACTATCCAGAATTCATGTCCCTAAAACAAGTTTTATCTAGAGATGTGGACGGAGTTATCCTTTTCATAGAAACCAGCATTGGTATTTTTGAAACAGATCTGGAAATAATTGACTTAATTGCAGGGGAAGACATACCTCACGTTTTATTCGCCAACCGGGATGATTTTAGCAAATTTGAAATGGACACCCACGTGGAAGGTGTTTTGATTATTCCCACCATTGCCCCGGATGGAATCGGGATAAATGACGGCCTTAAAATGTTGTTGAAATTAATTGACAATCATGAAAAGGAATACGATCCAAGCGAAAACAACCAAACACCAAAAAACAACCAAACACCAGAAAATAACGATACACCAGAAACCCCACCCACACCGGAAACAGAATTCTGCAAATTAAGATTCTTTTTTCATCCCGTTGAACTGGACAATGTTAAAGAGTCCCTGGCAAAATTCGGATTCTCTAACCTGACCCTCATCGATATCAAGTATCAAAAATACCAGGAAGAAAAGACTGAAACTTACCGGGGCAGTAGTTATGAGCTCCAGTTACCTCCCAAAATAGAGATAATGATGATTACGAAAAAAGAGGAAATTGAATATGTGATTAAGGCCCTTGAATCCGTTAAAACAGAGGACATAAGTGAAAAATTATTCATATCACCGGTAGAGGATATCATAAGGATCAGGACAACTGAAAAAGGAGAAAATGCAATTGACTAAATAGATAGGGGTTAACAGACTTTAATAACCGACTTATAATCCATTACAATCTAAAATTCATGATAGGATTATTTATCGAATTGATTTATTTCTGATTTTATTTTATTCCTGCTTATTTTTTTATTAACTTATTTTAAGACCATATTTTTCTTATTCATGGGTTTAAATACGAGCCCAAGATAAACTATTCTTGTTGTGATCTTTGAATTTTTTACCCGGCCATGTTTTTGAATGAATAATTATAATATTCAGTGTCCATAAAATTATTATAGATTTTTATTAATTCATGCCTGGAATGACCACCATGAATGATGAAGAAAAATCTGAAAAACAATTGGTTACTGAAATAAAAAAACATAGAAAACTTTATTCTGAATTAGAAGGCCATATGGCTGATTTTAATTTGATGAAACCTGAAAATAAACCCTTTCAGGATGCATTGAAATTTTTATCCCCCCTGTTAGTGGAACTGCTGAGCCTGACCACCGTGGAGGATATTTATGATTTTGTCCGGGAAAAACTTCAGGAACTGGTAAAAGATGCATACATTATTATTTCTACTTACGATGAACAATCTGAAAGTTTAAAAGTCCTGGATATGATCGGAATCACCCCTAGAATGTTAGAACTGGCCACAACATTAATCGGAGTCAAAACAAAGGATTTTAACCTTCCCCAAGATACTCTGGATGAAAAATCCAAAAATTTCATGTCCAGCGGTAAATTAAAGCAGTTAGATGAGGGTCTTTACTACATCAGTGGGGGAAGACTATCTCGTGAAAAATACAAACTGATTGAAGAGGCCTTTGGTGTTGATAAAACTTATGTGATGGGATTTTCATTTAAAGGGCAGCTTTTTGGTAGTGTGATTATAGTTACCAAAAAAGGGGGTAAACCCCTGAACATCAGCACGGTGGAAACCATACTTAACATATTTTCCGCGGTTTTACAGAATAAAATTGCCGAAAAAGAAGTTAAAAAAAGGGAAAAACTGTTAAGTCTGGTCACCGACAATATGCTGAACGTAGTAGGGCAAATTGACGCTGGAGGAACTTTCCAGTATATCAGCCCTTCCATAAAAACTGTTCTGGGTTATGAACCCCGGGAAATCCTGGGTGAAAGTGTATTTAAACTCATCAACTTAACCCATCCCCAGGATCAAATCAAGGTCAGTTCCACCTTCATGGAATCCACGGTCTCTTATCTACCGGGAGGAGTTCAGCACCGATTCAAACATGCCGATGGACATTATTTGTGGGTTGAATCCTTAGGAAACCCTTTATTTGATGAAAGAGGCCAGTATCAAGGAGTGGTGTTCAGTATGACCAATATAGACTCGGTGAAGGTTGCTGAAGAGAATTTGAGAACATCACTACAAGAGAAAGAACTTCTTCTGCGTGAACTGCACCACCGGGTTAAAAATAACATGCAAATCATATCCAGCCTTCTTAGCCTGCAGAGTCAACATATTAAAGATGATAGGGACCTTAAAATTTTTGAAAGCAGTCAAAACCGGGTTAAAACCATGGCCCTAATTCATGAAGAGATTTACAGTTCCCAGAATTTTACACACATCAATCTGCACGATTATCTCCGCAACATTACCAAGGAACTATTAACCTTCCACATAGGAGATCCCCGCAGGGTGAAACTTACGTTTAATGTGGAGGATGTTAAAATGGAAATGGAAACTGCCATCCCATTGGGGCTTCTGGTTAACGAAATTGTGGCTAATTCAGTTGTCCATGCCTTCCCTAACAACCGGAAAGGAGAGATAAAAGTCGCACTACAACGGGAAGGTGATGAGTTCACCCTACGAATAAGTGACGATGGTGTGGGAATCCCGGATAATGTTGAATTTGAAAAGGCAGAAACTCTAGGATTTCAACTCATAAAAAACTTGGCCAAACAATTAGATGGCCAGTTGGAGTTACAAAAGGATAATGGAACCATTTTCACCCTTAAGTTCAAGGAATTGGATTATAAAAAAAGGTTTTAAATTAAACTGCCCATTTAGATAGTACCTTAATTTTACATTAGATCATTGCCTATTAACTTAACCCACAGGAAGGTGTTACACTGGATAATGAAATGGATTCTCATCAGGAAAGATACTGGGATGGTGTTGCCGAGGAGAAAGAATTTCCCACCCCCTTTTTATTGAAGGAGTTTAAAAGGCACACTCCCTTTGAAAGGAGTATATTGGATGTGGGCTGTGGTTACGGTAGAACTTTAGAAAAACTCCATAAAAATGGTTTTAATAATTTAACTGGAGTGGATTTCTCGGGAAAAATGATAAAAAGAGGTTTAAAGTTGCACCCCTACCTGAACCTCCTTAAGAATGAGGGGGATGACCTGCCCTTTTCCGATAAATCTTTTGATGCTGCACTCCTCATTGGAGTCTTGACCAGTAACATCCACAGCCAGAAACAGGAAAACATAATTTCAGAGATTACCCGAGTTTTAAAGGATAAAGGTATACTGTACATCAGTGATTTTCTCTTGAACCATGACGAGAGAAACCTGCAGCGTTATAGGAAATATGAAAATAAATATGGAATCTATGGAATTTTTGAACTTCCGGAAGGGGCAGTTTTAAGACACCATACTTTGGAACACATTTTAAAACTAACTGAAAATTATAACAATCTATACCGGGAAAAAACCGTTTTTAAGACCATGAATGGTCATGAATCCAATGGGTTTTATTATATTGGTCAAAAAAATCCTTGAAGACGACACATTATGGTGCGAATCCCAATAGTTTCAAGGCGTTTTCTGCGGCGACCCTTACTTCCGGTTGTTCATTATTTATGAAACTTCCAACCCGTTCCCTGACTTGAGGGGTGGTAATCCTGATCTGACCTAAACTTCGCAGGGTTTCCCATATAATGGGAGGAGGATAGTCACTTTCCAGTATTTCCAGCAGAGGATCAACTGCTTTCTTACTTTTTGTAAAGCCACTTAAAGCCCGGATGATCTTCCACAAAGTTACCCCGTCACTACCATCATAGTCACGTGTTTCCCTTTCCATATGGGTGAGTAATGCATTTAAAGCTCTCCTGTCACCTGTTTTGGCGGCAATTGCACCTACTACATCAATGGCCTGTTGAACTTTAAATTCATCACTACTTTCCAGAAAATCTATTAAATATGGGGTTGCTGGTTTTCCTATCAGGACCATGGTTCTTCCCGCCATATCCCTCACCAATGGAAAACTTTTTTTCCTAAAATAATGGTCAGGGAGCATGATTTCCTGATTTTTACCAATTCCACCGAGAAGTTCTATTAAATACACTACAGAAGGTTCACCTATTTTAGATAAAGCCTCTGAAATTGCTATTCTGGAATAAAGAGATTTTTCAGTGGTCAAAGCAGAGCAAAGAGGCAGAATTCCCCTTTCATCCCCAAGATCTCCCAGTATAACCGCAGCAATAGTTCTTTGCTGGGGATCAGTTCCCTGTAACATTTCAACTAACCCTTTAAAAGGAAGATCAACATAGGGAGAGATGTCTTCTGTAGATATCTGACCTCTCTTTCTTCTATTCTTTCTCTTTTTTTCTTCAAAATTCATGTAACCATTACCTACCTCAAATTCCAGATAAAACCTGAAGGGAAGTATGTATCGGTTAGGTTAATAATTTTTAACTAAATTTATCAGGAAATTACATAAAATGCTACATGTTTTTAGAATTCAACTCCTGCTTACAATTGAAGGTAGTGCGTTAATTTACCTTCATAAAACTGGTTAAACTATGAATAAGGCCCGTATAATAGGTTTGGTAAAAATATAAATGGAATAAATAATATACAAAATAAAAGAACTCCCCCAGTAGGAGATGAGAATCATCCGGAATTGGGGCTTATTCAATTTTTTTATGATTAGTTCTCATTTGCTGGCTAAAATCTTTTTAAAATAAAGGAGATACTTAAACCCATGATGGGTAAGAAAGCTTACCTCAAAAAATTGACCTCAAAATTTCAAATACCCTCCGTGGAGGTGGGTAAAGAATTAGAGGGCAGTACACCCCCTTCAGTATTCATTGGCAGTTGGAATTATCCTAAAGTGTACGCTGGACCCATGATATCCCCAGTATCAGGAGATACCGCCATTATGGACACCCCGGAAGCCTGGATCCCTGGGTCAAAAAGCCAGGAAGATATCATCTCCTACCGTATGAGCCTGGTTCGGGGTAAGAAGCTGATTGGAATCACTGATCTGGACAACCAGATGGTGGAAAAACTCCAGGAGATCTCTCTGGCCTCTGGCTCCATTGATAGTGAAGCAGAGTTCTGGAAAAAGCCAAGAGGAGTTTCTTTCAGCGAATACCAGGCCCCCCATGGACCCAGTGCCATTTTAGAAAAATTTGATATTGATAATGTGCGCTGGGACCGGGAACTGGAAAAGGTGTACTACGATACTGATCTACGGGCTCGAGATGCCATTATGGACCTGCACAGTAAAGATGTGCCCTTCTCCCACATGCAGAAGGCCTTTTCTGTGGGTACCATGGGTGTGGATAAGCGCCGCCGCCTGGTTCCCACCCGCTGGTCCATAACTGCCTGTGATAGCACCATTGCGGACCAGCTGCTTAAAGAAGTGAAACACTTTGACCCGCTGGATGTTCACCGGGTTTACGAGTTCCAGAGCCTTCAGAACTATTATGCTGTACTCCTATTACCTTCACCCTGGCAGTACGAATGGATGGAAGCCTTTTTAAAAGTTTTAGGACAGGAAAAACTTATTTTCTCAGATTATGAGAATTACAATGGTAAAAAAGAATACTCCCGAGTTGGGGGCTGCTACTACACCTGTAAAATGGCAGTATTAGAGGCACTGGCTCAGGAAAAACGCCAAGCAGGCGTAATCGTTCTTAGAGAGGCTTATTCCGGTTACGTGCCTCTGGGGGTGTTCAATGTTCGGGAAAATGTCCGGAATGCCCTGGCCCAACCTTACCAGGAATTCGAAGATATGAAAAGTGCCCTGGCCTATATTGACACCCGTTTAAAGCTTCCTATTAATAGTTTCATTAAAAGAAGCGATCTCCTCCAGGATATTCTCCGTTCCAGACAGACCACCCTGGATTCTTACTTCAAATAAAGAGATTTTGGCTATTATAACCGGATTTTGTGGATTTTTAGACTAAAAAATATTAATTGATTAAAATACCGAGTGAATAAGATGGAACTTACCTTTAGGAAACCAGCTGAAAAAACCAGGCAGGCTATGTGTGATGCTTCCCTGGAAATGGGAAACAGGCCCCAGACCAAGGAGTACAAGGACTCTGCCGAGGAAAGCATTGAAAAGATCACTGGCCACGACCACGCCCGGGTACTCAGTAGTGGTAATGCCGCTATTATGGCAGCCATGGCTAATATAGAGGGGCCAGTAATGATTCCCGATCAGGGGGGCTGGAGTGGTTTTAGAAAGATGGCTGAATTTTTAGGGAAACCAGTTCGTTATCTTCCCACATCAGAGGGAGTGGTAGATGAGGGGATACTGGAAGAACAGTTGAAACAAAAAAAACCAGATGCTCTTTTCATCACCAGCTTTGCCGGTTACATGGCAGAACAGCCAGTTAAGGCTATTTTTGAAATCTGTGAGGATCAGGATGTGCTCCTGGTGGAGGATGCCTCCGGATCAGTGGGTGACCCCGAGGGGAACTTGGCCAATGGTGATCACTCCCATGTCCTGGTGGCCTCCACTGGATCTCCCAAAGTGGTTAACGTAGGGAATGGAGGATTTATTTCCACCAGTGACCCGCAAAAATTCCAAAATACCGGTTTCCTTTTGAAGACCCTGCAGGCAAGCCCGGTTACCTGTGCTGGCCTCCGGGAAGAAATTAACCAAGCTCCTTTGAATCTGGTTAAAACCATAGATGCCTGCAAATTTCTAAAAAAAGAGCTGAAAACTTGTTTACACCCGGATAAAAGAGGTATCAATGTCACTGTTCCTGTTGATGAACCTAAAAAAATAGGCCGCACCCTGAGGCAGGCCCTAAAAGTGAAAGGAGGAGGCATGATCTCGACTTGTCCCCTTTACGACCGAATAAAACAACCCGCAGTTTGTTTAGAGATTAAAAATCTGGATATAAACTGTTTGACCCCGGAAAATCTGCAGGAGATAGTAGCCACTGTGCATAGAGTAACCGGACAGGTCTGAATGGTCAAAATAAACTAAATCAAATTTTAATAACCTCAAATTCTAACATAAACCAAATGAAGGGTATTGGAGAAAAATTATTGTAAGTTCAATTTTATAATTCCAAATTCAAAATAGCCGATCTTTCGACCATGACCCGCTCCATACCCCCGGCTGATTCAATTTCCTGGGGAGAAATTTGGTACAACTCCTGCAGAACTTCTATATCAGGCTTTAAAAATTTTTGCTTCGGGCCCAAAGCATTCTCCAGCTTTTTTTGTACTGATTCGCCACCATCCACCACCACCACACATAAATCATTTATTCCTTTATTTATCCCCAGAATTTTAAGAGCCTTGGATATCTGTCTTTGGGCAGAAGCTCGCAGGCATATTTCCAGGCCTAAATCCTTGGCGGTGTTTTCATTTCTTTCGAAGGCTTTAATGGCCTGAACTGTTGCCTGTAGGGCATGTTTTTCACCAGCTATCCCCCGGGCCAGCATTAACTGAACTGTACAGTCATTTTCATCAGTTAAATCCTTTATAAATCCCATTATTTCCTTCATATCATTTATTTCAGTTTCGAAGCCAGATATTTTGATTTCATGGCCCCGGAAATGGTGCTGACTCCACAATTCATCATTCATAAACTAGATCTCCACTTTTATTCATTGAATCATTTGCCTAATAAACAAGGGATGTAATTGACCGGAGTTAAAGGTAATTGTTACCAGTTGCCCTCTGTTGAATTAAATTCCCCTGGAAAAAAATAATAGAAAATGATTTAAGGGGATTTTTCAGATTCCTGTAATTTCTTATCAGTTAAAACCTTGTTTATACCAGCCAGGAATGCTTCTACACTGGCGTTGATAATGTCCGGCTGGGTGCTTCGGGCACTCACCACTTTACCATCGTGTTTGAGCTTCACCACCACGTCAATAAGGGCATCGGTTCCCCCGGTTATGGCATCCACGTGGTATTCCTCAAATTCTATATCGGTAACATCTTCAATGGTTTTTTCAATGGCCACTATGGCAGCGTCAACTGGACCTACACCTATTCCTGCTTCTAATTTTTCTACATCGCCTATTTTGAGTTTAACTGAGGCAGTGGGTGTGACCTTGTTTCCGGATACTATGGTTAATTCCTGAAGTTCCACTGGTTTTTCAGACATTACTCCCATAACATCCTCTGCTATGGCCTGTAAATCAACATCAGTAACGCATTTTCCCATATCACCCAGGGCTTTTATCCGGTTGAATATCTGGGCGAATTTAGCCTCATCCACCTGGAAACCCATCTCATTTATACGTTCTTTGATGATGTGAGAACCAACATGTTTACCCATGACGAAACGGCGCTTGTGTCCCACAAGTTCTGGTGTGATGGGCTCGTATGTTTCGGCTTTCTTCATAACTCCGTCGGCATGAATTCCAGATTCATGGGCAAAGGCATTTTCACCTACTATGGCTTTGTTAGGCTGTAAATACATCCCTGTTATCCTGG encodes:
- the cgi121 gene encoding KEOPS complex subunit Cgi121; amino-acid sequence: MNDELWSQHHFRGHEIKISGFETEINDMKEIMGFIKDLTDENDCTVQLMLARGIAGEKHALQATVQAIKAFERNENTAKDLGLEICLRASAQRQISKALKILGINKGINDLCVVVVDGGESVQKKLENALGPKQKFLKPDIEVLQELYQISPQEIESAGGMERVMVERSAILNLEL